A region from the Actinoplanes sp. OR16 genome encodes:
- a CDS encoding alpha/beta hydrolase — translation MKPIVLVHGFWVTPRSWENWIAHYEAKGHQVIAPGYPGFEVEVEALNADPTPIVEVTVPQIIARYEQAIKELPEAPIIIGHSAGGAFTQVLLDHGFGAAGVAMNSAPTEGVRVVPLSQVKSTFPVLKSPANRHKAVPLTFEQWTYAFTNTFTEEESRYLYERYAIPANGGILWGSVLANFQPGHQDTWVDYHNDQRAPLLFVSGSEDHIMPPEVQRSNHKHYKSNTVTEIREYEGYAHLLPAQKGWERIADEVLDWALRHAS, via the coding sequence GTGAAACCGATCGTTCTTGTCCACGGCTTCTGGGTGACACCGCGCAGCTGGGAGAACTGGATCGCGCACTACGAGGCAAAGGGACACCAGGTGATCGCGCCGGGCTACCCGGGCTTCGAGGTCGAGGTGGAGGCGCTCAACGCCGACCCGACACCGATCGTCGAGGTGACCGTGCCGCAGATCATCGCCCGGTACGAGCAGGCGATCAAGGAGCTGCCCGAGGCGCCGATCATCATCGGGCACTCGGCGGGCGGCGCATTCACCCAGGTCCTGCTCGACCACGGCTTCGGCGCGGCCGGTGTGGCCATGAACTCGGCGCCGACCGAAGGCGTCCGGGTCGTGCCGCTGTCCCAGGTGAAGTCCACGTTCCCGGTGCTGAAGAGCCCGGCGAACCGGCACAAGGCGGTGCCGCTGACCTTCGAGCAGTGGACGTACGCCTTCACCAACACGTTCACCGAGGAGGAGTCCCGCTACCTGTACGAGCGGTACGCCATCCCGGCCAACGGCGGCATCCTCTGGGGCAGCGTGCTCGCCAACTTCCAGCCCGGCCACCAGGACACCTGGGTCGACTACCACAACGATCAGCGGGCGCCGCTGCTCTTCGTCTCCGGGTCCGAGGACCACATCATGCCGCCCGAGGTCCAGCGCTCCAACCACAAGCACTACAAGTCGAACACCGTCACCGAGATCCGCGAGTACGAGGGCTACGCCCATCTCCTGCCCGCACAGAAGGGCTGGGAGCGGATCGCCGACGAGGTGCTCGACTGGGCACTGCGGCACGCGTCGTGA
- a CDS encoding MBL fold metallo-hydrolase, with protein sequence MNPRITHIGGPTTLIELGGMRLLTDPTFDEPGRRYAFGLGTSSVKVAGPALRPDELGRIDAVLLTHDHHADNLDDAGRALLPSAPVVVTTASGAGRLGGNAVGLVPWGSTTVGDLEIIATPARHGPPLSRALVGDAIGFALRPAGASSVLWITGDTVFFGGVREVASRLTVDTAIIHLGKVQFGLTGPIKYTMNGRDAARLISLVRPRRVVPVHYEGWSHFQEGRAEAEAAFPPSTLTWLTPGVPQTV encoded by the coding sequence GTGAACCCCCGGATCACTCACATCGGCGGCCCGACCACGCTGATCGAACTCGGCGGGATGCGGCTGCTCACCGACCCGACGTTCGACGAGCCCGGCCGGCGGTACGCGTTCGGCCTCGGCACGTCGTCGGTGAAAGTCGCCGGGCCGGCGCTGCGACCGGACGAACTCGGCCGGATCGACGCGGTGCTGCTCACCCACGACCACCACGCCGACAACCTGGACGACGCCGGGCGGGCACTGCTGCCGTCGGCGCCGGTCGTCGTCACCACGGCCAGCGGGGCGGGGCGTCTCGGCGGCAACGCGGTGGGACTCGTCCCCTGGGGCAGCACCACCGTCGGCGACCTCGAGATCATCGCCACACCGGCACGGCACGGCCCACCGCTGAGCCGGGCGCTCGTCGGCGACGCGATCGGGTTCGCGCTGCGCCCCGCCGGCGCCTCCTCGGTGCTGTGGATCACCGGGGACACCGTCTTCTTCGGCGGCGTACGCGAGGTCGCCTCCCGGCTGACCGTCGACACGGCGATCATCCACCTCGGCAAGGTGCAGTTCGGCCTGACCGGCCCGATCAAGTACACGATGAACGGCCGCGACGCCGCCCGCCTGATCTCCCTGGTCCGCCCGCGACGGGTGGTGCCGGTGCACTACGAGGGGTGGTCGCACTTCCAGGAGGGCCGGGCGGAAGCGGAGGCGGCCTTCCCGCCGTCGACGTTGACGTGGTTGACGCCGGGAGTCCCGCAGACCGTTTAG